The following proteins come from a genomic window of Drosophila sulfurigaster albostrigata strain 15112-1811.04 chromosome X, ASM2355843v2, whole genome shotgun sequence:
- the LOC133848558 gene encoding uncharacterized protein LOC133848558 — protein sequence MLTTAQLTLIALIGYCTVLVEGQAPAASGMSLPIPISAKGQAFDLGRLFGGKSGDPMWTLIDRNLPEVQQMIDQTKLSCMAKLQMTGPQRSLIRESRPTPKEKCLVECVLKGIGLMDSVSNRLNLQRVEQLTSKVTEDNKLAIALGCSLAQSCNRSINVPSNKPCEAAHQLNQCIGRHLDRNRVKLHW from the exons ATGCTGACAACTGCCCAACTTACGTTGATTGCTCTCATCGGCTATTGCACAGTCTTAGTCGAAGGACAGGCTCCAGCTGCGTCTGGGATGTCACTTCCGATTCCGATATCAGCCAAGGGTCAAGCCTTCGACTTGGGTCGTCTGTTTGGCGGAAAAAGTGGCGACCCGATGTGGACACTGATTGATCGCAATCTGCCCGAGGTGCAGCAGATGATTGACCAGACCAAGCTGAGCTGTATGGCCAAGCTGCAGATGACGGGACCGCAGCGTTCCCTCATCCGAGAATCACGACCTACGCCCAAGGAGAAGTGCCTGGTGGAGTGTGTGCTGAAGGGCATTGGACTA ATGGACAGCGTGAGCAACCGTCTGAATTTGCAACGTGTGGAACAGCTGACGAGCAAGGTGACCGAGGACAATAAGCTGGCCATTGCCCTAGGCTGCAGTCTGGCTCAAAGTTGCAATCGGTCGATCAATGTGCCATCGAATAAGCCCTGCGAAGCGGCCCATCAGCTGAACCAGTGCATCGGTCGGCATCTGGATCGCAATCGGGTCAAGCTGCACtggtag
- the LOC133848559 gene encoding uncharacterized protein LOC133848559 → MRKQATWLTALLMLTCSCSTWLQLVQANDDSDEVMTMKMSEVVDLLMPFGQSCDPVPERVHLEEMVLNKEDASHPSKCFRRCMLMQFEVMPEGEKLYDGAKTNEMMNMMFPDKEEQSRLITAKCNQAIGLTDECEIAHSIAMCMLREMRVAAYKIPEIKD, encoded by the exons ATGAGAAAGCAAGCGACCTGGTTGACCGCACTACTGATGCTGACCTGTAGCTGTAGCACATGGTTGCAGTTAGTCCAAGCCAACGATGACTCCGACGAGGTGATGACCATGAAGATGAGCGAGGTAGTCGATCTGCTGATGCCCTTTGGGCAAAGCTGTGATCCGGTCCCGGAGCGAG TGCATCTGGAGGAGATGGTGTTGAACAAGGAAGATGCCTCGCATCCAAGCAAATGCTTCCGCCGCTGCATGTTGATGCAGTTCGAGGTGATGCCCGAAGGCGAGAAGCTCTACGACGGCGCCAAGACCAATGAAATGATGAACATGATGTTTCCCGACAAGGAGGAGCAATCGCGCCTCATCACTGCGAAATGCAATCAGGCGATCGGTTTAACCGATGA ATGCGAGATTGCGCATTCGATTGCCATGTGCATGCTGCGAGAGATGCGCGTTGCCGCCTATAAAATACCCGAGATCAAGGATTAG
- the LOC133848560 gene encoding general odorant-binding protein 19a has translation MLIISRLNMRFDLLISYLLLGLPLCWAGATEEQMWAAGKLMRDVCFPKFPKVSVATADAIHDGVIPDDKDSKCYINCILEMMQTIKKGKLQLESSLKQVELLLPDKYKPSYRTGIDLCKDSTNGIKNNCDAGHALLTCLRANIDVFVFP, from the exons ATGCTGATCATATCACGTCTGAACATGAGATTCGATTTGCTGATCAGCTATCTACTGCTGGGATTACCGCTTTGCTGGGCCGGG GCGACAGAGGAGCAAATGTGGGCAGCAGGAAAACTTATGCGGGACGTTTGCTTTCCCAAGTTCCCGAAGGTGAGCGTTGCCACCGCTGATGCCATACACGATGGCGTCATTCCGGATGACAAGGACTCCAAGTGCTACATCAACTGCATTCTCGAGATGATGCAGACG ATCAAGAAGGGTAAGCTGCAGCTGGAGTCATCGCTGAAGCAGGTGGAGCTCCTCTTGCCGGACAAGTACAAGCCGAGTTATCGCACGGGCATCGATCTGTGCAAGGACTCTACCAATGGCATCAAGAACAACTGCGATGCTGGCCACGCGCTGCTCACCTGCCTGCGTGCCAACATCGATGTCTTTGTATTCCCCTAG
- the LOC133848561 gene encoding ATP synthase membrane subunit K, mitochondrial — translation MSDQFKFNRIFDNNTVRGRANVAKATWASVGLIYVMVKMHRRNAKRREATKYCKGCQQKLFQ, via the exons ATGTCGGACCAATTCAAGTTCAATCGCATCTTCGATAACAACACTGTGCGCGGACGCGCTAAT GTTGCCAAAGCCACCTGGGCCTCTGTGGGCCTCATCTATGTGATGGTTAAGATGCATCGCCGCAATGCAAAGCGTCGCGAGGCCACCAAATATTGCAAGGGCTGCCAGCAGAAGCTGTTCCAATAG
- the LOC133847787 gene encoding uncharacterized protein LOC133847787 — MADGFKKYFNGTTMHGRANVAKATYATLAVFYLLYRVRRSKGAPKEELAGAEVEKGPCNCDVEKPEHPVGYCDPHAEPQPPEKHCSVCRDRASERRAREGCNGDPPPPPPPSSPPPPPSSSATAAPRRKCPCEDPHRHIETPKPTTHQSHMQMPSPQEDQVHPAREIIGHMQEAASRALRNVIGAVLGDNSSADNSAAALYRDGEDTSVDAAAAAAAAAEARQMEDDGDGSDYGADSQLNRERRTSPKSCVPTTGGSCDIDLVLPLNQEPQELVQSQAQTQPQSRFRAFEDDFASEMFFEDFDE, encoded by the exons ATGGCCGACGGCTTTAAGAAATACTTCAATGGCACCACAATGCACGGACGCGCAAAC GTGGCCAAGGCTACGTACGCCACCTTGGctgtgttttatttgctgtaCCGTGTGCGTCGCAGTAAGGGAGCCCCAAAGGAGGAGCTAGCAGGAGCGGAGGTCGAGAAGGGGCCGTGCAACTGTGATGTCGAGAAGCCCGAACATCCTGTGGGCTATTGTGATCCGCATGCCGAGCCGCAGCCACCCGAGAAGCATTGTTCCGTGTGTCGAGATCGGGCCAGCGAGCGTCGGGCACGCGAGGGCTGCAATGGGGATCCcccaccaccgccaccgccgtcgtcgccgccgccgcctccgtCGTCAAGTGCGACAGCAGCACCGCGTCGCAAATGCCCGTGTGAGGATCCGCATCGACACATCGAGACTCCGAAGCCGACCACGCATCAGTCGCACATGCAGATGCCGTCTCCCCAAGAGGATCAAGTGCATCCGGCGCGCGAGATTATCGGACACATGCAGGAGGCCGCCTCACGGGCCCTGCGCAATGTCATTGGCGCCGTCTTGGGCGACAACTCCTCAGCCGACAACAGCGCCGCAGCGCTTTACAGAGACGGCGAAGACACGAGCGTtgatgctgccgctgccgccgccgccgcagctgAAGCTAGACAAATGGaggacgatggcgatggcagcGACTATGGTGCGGACAGTCAGCTCAATCGCGAGCGACGCACTTCACCCAAATCCTGTGTGCCGACCACAGGCGGCAGCTGTGACATCGATCTAGTGCTGCCCCTAAATCAAGAGCCGCAAGAGCTCGTCCAGTCCCAAGCACAGACGCAACCGCAGTCGCGCTTTCGCGCCTTTGAGGATGACTTTGCCTCCGAAATGTTCTTCGAGGACTTTGACGAGTGA